Proteins encoded by one window of Macaca nemestrina isolate mMacNem1 unplaced genomic scaffold, mMacNem.hap1 Scaffold_44, whole genome shotgun sequence:
- the LOC139361334 gene encoding sterile alpha motif domain-containing protein 1-like isoform X1, translated as MMASPSSLTRRGPKSHLKRSPETPTEALKLPLHRWKWAQGGPEDRTPGVLGLGCPRPLLPRRPLLEPGSGGRQGCSGSPQRAPTPPPLPPAPPRTRPLPPHPRPGAPRSRRCLKGPQPDFQVGSASGPGAAGPVRMREARAASRVTAVPTVVLETGPLRLGKAGALRGGAWVSGLRGSCLTSPRGRQERLRTDAGGRTAPARMTKAQAESGGSGASSQPQACPDGVGVRLGGNFWRVGWC; from the exons atgatggcgagtccatcctctctcacccggaggggtccaaaatcccatctcaagaggagtcctgagaccccaacggaggccctgaagctccccctccaccggtggaagtgggctcaaggaggtcctgaagacaggactccgggggtcttgggactgggatgcccgcggccccttctcccacgccgccccctgctggagcccggatcagGCGGCCGCcagggctgcagcggcagcccccagcgggcccccaccccacccccgctcccccccgccccaccgcgcacacgccccctcccaccccatccccggcccggcgccccgcgcagccgccgttgtttaaaggggccgcagcctgacttccaggtggggagcgcgagtgggcccggcgcggcagggccagtgcgcatgcgcgaggcgcgagcggcctctcgcgtcacagcggttcccacggttgtcttagaaaccggccccctgaggcttggcaaagcaggagccctccgtggcggtgcttgggtgtcggggctgcgaggctcctgcctcacctctccacggggtcgacaggaacgtctccggacggacgccgggggTCGCAccgcgccggccaggatgacaaaagcgcaggcggagtccgggggaagcggcgcgtcgtcccagcctcaggcctgcccggacggtgttggg GTGCGGCTTGGAGGAAACTTCTGGAGGGTGGGGTGGTGCTGA
- the LOC139361334 gene encoding sterile alpha motif domain-containing protein 1-like isoform X3, whose product MMASPSSLTRRGPKSHLKRSPETPTEALKLPLHRWKWAQGGPEDRTPGVLGLGCPRPLLPRRPLLEPGSGGRQGCSGSPQRAPTPPPLPPAPPRTRPLPPHPRPGAPRSRRCLKGPQPDFQVGSASGPGAAGPVRMREARAASRVTAVPTVVLETGPLRLGKAGALRGGAWVSGLRGSCLTSPRGRQERLRTDAGGRTAPARMTKAQAESGGSGASSQPQACPDGVGKGMLREDSG is encoded by the exons atgatggcgagtccatcctctctcacccggaggggtccaaaatcccatctcaagaggagtcctgagaccccaacggaggccctgaagctccccctccaccggtggaagtgggctcaaggaggtcctgaagacaggactccgggggtcttgggactgggatgcccgcggccccttctcccacgccgccccctgctggagcccggatcagGCGGCCGCcagggctgcagcggcagcccccagcgggcccccaccccacccccgctcccccccgccccaccgcgcacacgccccctcccaccccatccccggcccggcgccccgcgcagccgccgttgtttaaaggggccgcagcctgacttccaggtggggagcgcgagtgggcccggcgcggcagggccagtgcgcatgcgcgaggcgcgagcggcctctcgcgtcacagcggttcccacggttgtcttagaaaccggccccctgaggcttggcaaagcaggagccctccgtggcggtgcttgggtgtcggggctgcgaggctcctgcctcacctctccacggggtcgacaggaacgtctccggacggacgccgggggTCGCAccgcgccggccaggatgacaaaagcgcaggcggagtccgggggaagcggcgcgtcgtcccagcctcaggcctgcccggacggtgttggg AAAGGAATGCTGAGGGAGGACTCCGGTTAG
- the LOC139361334 gene encoding sterile alpha motif domain-containing protein 1-like isoform X2 has product MMASPSSLTRRGPKSHLKRSPETPTEALKLPLHRWKWAQGGPEDRTPGVLGLGCPRPLLPRRPLLEPGSGGRQGCSGSPQRAPTPPPLPPAPPRTRPLPPHPRPGAPRSRRCLKGPQPDFQVGSASGPGAAGPVRMREARAASRVTAVPTVVLETGPLRLGKAGALRGGAWVSGLRGSCLTSPRGRQERLRTDAGGRTAPARMTKAQAESGGSGASSQPQACPDGVGVFCLFSLPVMLC; this is encoded by the coding sequence atgatggcgagtccatcctctctcacccggaggggtccaaaatcccatctcaagaggagtcctgagaccccaacggaggccctgaagctccccctccaccggtggaagtgggctcaaggaggtcctgaagacaggactccgggggtcttgggactgggatgcccgcggccccttctcccacgccgccccctgctggagcccggatcagGCGGCCGCcagggctgcagcggcagcccccagcgggcccccaccccacccccgctcccccccgccccaccgcgcacacgccccctcccaccccatccccggcccggcgccccgcgcagccgccgttgtttaaaggggccgcagcctgacttccaggtggggagcgcgagtgggcccggcgcggcagggccagtgcgcatgcgcgaggcgcgagcggcctctcgcgtcacagcggttcccacggttgtcttagaaaccggccccctgaggcttggcaaagcaggagccctccgtggcggtgcttgggtgtcggggctgcgaggctcctgcctcacctctccacggggtcgacaggaacgtctccggacggacgccgggggTCGCAccgcgccggccaggatgacaaaagcgcaggcggagtccgggggaagcggcgcgtcgtcccagcctcaggcctgcccggacggtgttggg